Proteins encoded within one genomic window of Candidatus Polarisedimenticolia bacterium:
- a CDS encoding chloride channel protein, translating into MEERRLTRLRMFADWRPFVSLLHRPPGEKRFLLLVPLTGVVTGLASVALIRLLGLFQGLFWGSRHEILEHALALPLWHRFLVPTLGGAMIGLIVFMTREPVGGHGTTALIEAVAQRGGVLHLGRSLLKAAATIITVGTGGSLGREGPLIRVGAALGSVLGRRFHLAGNRLNILLGCGAAAGIAAAYNAPIGGALFALEVILGNFALESFGPIVVAAAIGTVISRHLISAYPAYHPPDYSTLTSGWELWHYLLMGILIGVASSLFILALRGAEKGFKRLPLPEWAKPVAGFALLGLIGAFVPHVFGNGYDTTNHVLLDDGVVPLSLVIVLPLLKLAATALTAGSGGSGGLFTPTLFIGSTLGYVYGAWCHESFPLATSVPGAYALVGMGAMIAGTTQVPLTSIMIIFELTGDYEVILPLMVACTGAVVVSRLLHRESIYTESLIERGVRLGGRMEELVMDTIQVRDLMRSACAPVNELESVGVVMKRLLEEGRKELFVVGEDGRLLGAITLGDLSEPLRNPEAAQTLRARDVMYTDVPVLREGDLLSVAIGRWKQVSRDRLPVVDSPESRRLVGELSAGDIIAVYSQEVLHKEARLARFDRRGPGERPQTTFVELPGEYVVAMVMLPESFPGMTLRELGARQRFGVNIIELKRALPGGRERRIMPDPNTELKPGDGLIVVGRPAEIARLGDPISLAEIAAAHQVPAPPDTSRPPGG; encoded by the coding sequence ATGGAGGAGCGGCGACTGACCCGTCTGCGGATGTTCGCCGACTGGCGCCCCTTCGTCTCGCTGCTCCACCGCCCGCCCGGGGAGAAGCGGTTCCTCCTCCTGGTGCCCCTGACCGGGGTCGTGACCGGACTCGCCTCCGTGGCGCTCATCCGCCTGCTCGGGCTCTTCCAGGGGCTCTTCTGGGGCTCGCGTCACGAAATCCTCGAGCACGCCCTGGCCCTGCCGCTGTGGCACCGCTTCCTCGTCCCGACCCTGGGCGGGGCGATGATCGGGCTCATCGTCTTCATGACCCGCGAGCCGGTCGGCGGGCACGGCACGACCGCCCTCATCGAGGCGGTGGCGCAGCGGGGCGGAGTCCTGCATCTCGGCCGGAGCCTCCTGAAGGCGGCCGCGACCATCATCACGGTCGGGACCGGCGGCTCGCTCGGGCGCGAGGGACCGCTGATCCGCGTCGGCGCGGCCCTCGGCTCGGTCCTCGGCCGGCGCTTCCACCTCGCCGGCAACCGGCTGAACATCCTGCTCGGCTGCGGGGCCGCGGCCGGCATCGCGGCCGCCTACAACGCGCCGATCGGCGGGGCGCTGTTCGCGCTCGAGGTGATTCTCGGCAACTTCGCCCTGGAAAGCTTCGGCCCGATCGTCGTCGCCGCGGCCATCGGCACGGTCATCTCGCGCCATCTGATCAGCGCCTATCCGGCGTACCACCCGCCCGACTACAGCACCCTGACCAGCGGCTGGGAGCTCTGGCACTACCTCTTGATGGGGATCCTCATCGGCGTCGCCTCCTCGCTGTTCATCCTGGCGCTCCGTGGCGCGGAGAAGGGCTTCAAGCGGCTGCCGCTTCCGGAATGGGCGAAGCCGGTGGCGGGGTTCGCGCTGCTCGGCCTGATCGGCGCCTTCGTTCCGCACGTGTTCGGCAACGGCTACGACACCACGAACCACGTCCTGCTCGACGACGGTGTGGTGCCGCTCAGTCTCGTGATCGTGCTGCCGCTCCTGAAGCTCGCGGCGACCGCCCTCACCGCGGGGTCGGGCGGCTCGGGGGGCCTGTTCACGCCGACCCTGTTCATCGGGTCGACGCTCGGGTACGTCTACGGCGCCTGGTGCCACGAGTCGTTCCCGCTCGCGACCTCGGTCCCGGGCGCCTACGCCCTGGTCGGGATGGGGGCGATGATCGCGGGGACCACGCAGGTGCCCCTCACCTCGATCATGATCATCTTCGAGCTGACCGGCGATTACGAGGTCATCCTGCCGCTCATGGTCGCCTGCACCGGTGCGGTGGTCGTGTCACGGCTCCTGCACCGCGAGTCGATCTACACCGAGTCCCTGATCGAGCGCGGCGTCCGGCTGGGCGGCAGGATGGAGGAGCTGGTCATGGACACCATCCAGGTGCGCGATCTCATGCGCTCGGCCTGCGCTCCGGTGAACGAGCTGGAGAGCGTGGGGGTGGTCATGAAGCGGCTGCTCGAGGAGGGCCGGAAGGAGCTGTTCGTCGTCGGCGAGGACGGCCGCCTGCTGGGAGCGATCACGCTGGGGGACCTCTCCGAGCCCCTGCGCAATCCCGAGGCGGCGCAGACGCTGCGCGCCCGGGACGTCATGTACACGGACGTGCCGGTGCTGCGCGAGGGCGATCTCCTGTCCGTGGCGATCGGCCGCTGGAAGCAGGTCAGCCGCGATCGGCTCCCGGTCGTCGACTCGCCGGAATCGCGCCGCTTGGTGGGGGAGCTGTCGGCGGGGGACATCATCGCGGTCTACAGCCAGGAAGTCCTGCACAAGGAGGCCCGCCTGGCGCGCTTCGATCGCCGCGGGCCGGGCGAGCGCCCCCAGACGACCTTCGTCGAGCTGCCGGGCGAATACGTCGTCGCCATGGTCATGCTGCCCGAGTCCTTCCCCGGGATGACGTTGCGCGAGCTGGGCGCCCGCCAGCGCTTCGGAGTGAACATCATCGAGCTGAAGCGGGCCCTCCCCGGCGGCCGGGAGCGCCGCATCATGCCCGACCCGAACACCGAGCTGAAGCCGGGGGATGGCCTCATCGTGGTGGGCCGCCCCGCGGAGATCGCCCGCCTGGGCGATCCGATCTCCCTGGCGGAGATCGCCGCGGCGCACCAGGTTCCGGCCCCTCCAGATACCTCTCGTCCCCCGGGTGGTTGA
- a CDS encoding MATE family efflux transporter: MTSPDSRSGRAAGHAPSSILKMAAPLILSFQMRSLFTFVDLAFAATLGDAAIAAVGGLSFPYEILMIACWVGLSTGLTANLSQAMGRRQGARIEQILAVSRRTVWTLVPVFSAIALYIYFGAYRMGLDPALARQFSIYGSVLIGGSAFTSFWSIIPDSIIKAHHDTRSTMWAGIWSNLINVGLNAIFLFVFHWGVFGIALSTVLGRLGGLVYALRKAAAHEAARQASGLDSDPARDPAPLRSLMSLAVPAVLTYGLMAVETALVNWLLARQPGATESIAAYGIFSRVLQFAAMPIIASAVAVLPFVARRFGEGAIEAIRKGMRQITLAAALYCVAVVTPALLLGGPRLARALAESARTAELATVALRFCPLACLVMVPFVLCRPAFEGLQRGRPGLTMAVFRYLLLTIPCAFLGMRAAAALSVEPLYGLLGGLVIASSVSSSVFLTWLGRSLRRLEGPGAGTNSA; the protein is encoded by the coding sequence ATGACATCCCCCGACAGCCGCTCCGGCCGAGCCGCCGGGCACGCCCCCTCGTCCATCTTGAAGATGGCCGCGCCGCTCATCCTGTCCTTCCAGATGCGATCGCTGTTCACCTTCGTGGACCTGGCGTTCGCCGCCACTCTCGGGGACGCGGCCATCGCCGCGGTCGGCGGCCTGTCGTTCCCCTACGAGATTCTGATGATCGCCTGCTGGGTGGGGCTGTCCACCGGCTTGACGGCGAACCTGTCGCAGGCGATGGGGCGCCGGCAGGGAGCGCGCATCGAGCAGATCCTCGCGGTGTCGCGCCGCACCGTCTGGACGCTGGTGCCGGTGTTCTCGGCGATCGCCCTGTACATCTATTTCGGCGCCTACCGGATGGGGCTCGACCCCGCCCTGGCGCGGCAGTTCTCGATCTACGGCTCCGTGCTCATCGGCGGCTCGGCCTTCACCTCGTTCTGGTCGATCATCCCCGATTCCATCATCAAGGCGCACCACGACACCCGCTCCACGATGTGGGCCGGCATCTGGTCGAATCTGATCAACGTCGGCCTGAACGCCATCTTCCTGTTCGTCTTCCACTGGGGCGTGTTCGGGATCGCCCTGTCGACCGTCCTGGGCAGGCTCGGCGGGCTGGTGTACGCGCTGCGCAAGGCCGCGGCGCACGAGGCGGCGCGGCAGGCGAGCGGCCTCGACAGCGACCCGGCCCGGGACCCGGCTCCCCTGCGCTCGCTGATGTCGCTCGCCGTGCCGGCGGTCCTGACCTACGGGTTGATGGCGGTGGAGACGGCCCTGGTCAACTGGCTCCTGGCCCGCCAGCCGGGGGCCACCGAGTCGATCGCGGCCTACGGGATCTTCTCGCGCGTCCTGCAGTTCGCCGCCATGCCGATCATCGCCTCGGCCGTCGCGGTCCTGCCGTTCGTGGCGCGGCGCTTCGGAGAAGGGGCCATCGAGGCGATCAGGAAGGGGATGCGTCAGATCACGCTGGCGGCGGCCCTCTACTGCGTCGCCGTGGTGACTCCGGCGCTCCTCCTGGGCGGCCCGCGCCTCGCCCGCGCCCTGGCCGAGTCGGCGCGCACCGCCGAGCTGGCCACCGTCGCCTTGCGTTTCTGTCCGCTGGCCTGCCTCGTCATGGTTCCATTCGTCCTGTGCCGGCCGGCGTTCGAAGGCCTGCAGCGCGGCCGGCCCGGATTGACCATGGCGGTCTTCCGCTACCTCCTCCTGACGATCCCCTGCGCCTTCCTGGGGATGAGGGCGGCGGCCGCCCTCTCGGTGGAGCCGCTCTACGGTCTCCTGGGCGGGCTCGTCATCGCCTCCTCGGTGTCGTCGAGCGTGTTTCTGACCTGGCTCGGGCGCTCCCTGCGCCGGCTCGAGGGGCCGGGGGCGGGCACGAACTCCGCCTGA
- a CDS encoding HNH endonuclease signature motif containing protein — MADALTGDDGGRSLGRVAALLVARIASADSLAVWVALARRVPIRALRDSVRAARAAGSDWPADGGARTLDSEASPEDDTQRAADTEGPPDDGLDDLSDRALVTIPLPSPLLAAFDEVVDLYRCVEGREASVTSFVEALVGEACSAGFPPDADCQPMKVSPDPAVVETALARSTDNWSHLPSTSPASWSLALAGVSLARLRDVESVAGTGGAAELDGQILALLVLEEELVARLAMVLTDLAERGAWSLLRFAGVGHYAEERLGVSRTSAEDRVRAVRSLRQFPVLRAACEAGRIGFEATLLILKILGRGPVAADLERAWVARAEEATVKRLRDEARALGRTRSLRAAGLAGAVRPEPLDDAAWHESLRRESGTARERVQRFGTAAAERPSPDVFLRLRLPHELAGDFLGVIEAFRERLSKTTDSVPWDEPWPDAHAAPSMVAARTFSVRSRRLPAWVGLLALLEDFVHTWDPPHRIAGASASARAGAPKRPGDPVYSRAGWRCSAPGCTSRKNLDDHHVVYRSRRGGNGLDNRICACRFHHYLGEHGELASCCGKAPLGILWRLGKKDVGVWYRNERRVDAPTPEFRPGRTRATCDPNEVLRNPG, encoded by the coding sequence TTGGCCGATGCCCTGACGGGAGACGACGGCGGCCGTTCCCTCGGGCGCGTGGCGGCGCTTCTCGTCGCCCGGATCGCGTCCGCCGATTCTCTGGCTGTCTGGGTCGCTCTGGCGCGGCGCGTCCCTATCCGCGCGCTGCGGGATTCGGTCCGGGCGGCGCGCGCCGCCGGGTCGGACTGGCCGGCGGATGGAGGGGCCCGAACTTTGGATAGCGAAGCCTCGCCCGAGGACGACACACAGCGAGCCGCGGATACCGAGGGCCCGCCCGATGACGGGCTGGACGATCTCTCCGACCGCGCCCTTGTGACTATCCCCCTGCCGTCCCCGCTCCTGGCGGCGTTCGACGAGGTGGTCGACTTGTACCGCTGCGTCGAGGGGCGCGAGGCGAGCGTGACCTCCTTCGTCGAGGCGCTGGTGGGGGAAGCCTGCTCCGCCGGCTTCCCGCCCGACGCCGATTGCCAGCCCATGAAGGTGTCCCCCGATCCCGCGGTCGTGGAGACCGCCCTGGCGCGCTCGACCGACAACTGGAGCCACCTGCCTTCGACTTCCCCCGCCTCCTGGTCCCTGGCGCTGGCGGGAGTCAGCCTGGCGCGTCTTCGGGATGTCGAGAGCGTCGCGGGGACCGGTGGCGCGGCCGAGCTCGACGGCCAGATCCTCGCCTTGCTGGTTCTCGAAGAAGAACTTGTCGCCCGCCTGGCGATGGTGCTGACCGACCTGGCCGAGCGCGGCGCCTGGTCGCTCCTCCGCTTCGCGGGCGTCGGGCACTACGCCGAAGAGCGCCTTGGCGTCTCGCGCACCTCGGCGGAGGACCGGGTCCGGGCGGTCCGCTCGCTGCGGCAGTTCCCGGTCCTGCGCGCGGCCTGCGAAGCGGGTCGCATCGGCTTCGAGGCGACGCTTCTCATTCTGAAGATTCTCGGCCGCGGCCCGGTTGCGGCCGACCTCGAGCGGGCCTGGGTCGCGCGGGCCGAAGAGGCCACCGTGAAGCGTCTCCGGGATGAAGCCCGGGCGCTCGGGCGCACCCGCTCGCTTCGCGCCGCCGGGCTCGCGGGGGCGGTCCGGCCGGAGCCGCTGGACGACGCCGCGTGGCACGAGTCGCTGCGCCGCGAGTCGGGGACCGCGCGCGAGCGGGTGCAGCGCTTCGGGACCGCGGCCGCCGAGCGACCCAGCCCGGACGTTTTCCTCCGCCTCCGCCTGCCGCACGAGCTCGCCGGTGATTTCCTCGGCGTCATCGAAGCATTCCGGGAACGGCTGTCGAAGACGACCGACTCGGTCCCCTGGGACGAGCCGTGGCCGGATGCTCACGCCGCCCCGTCCATGGTGGCAGCCCGGACGTTTTCCGTCCGCTCCCGCCGCCTGCCGGCCTGGGTCGGCCTCCTGGCTCTCCTCGAGGACTTCGTCCACACCTGGGACCCGCCACACCGCATTGCCGGCGCCTCGGCCAGCGCCCGCGCAGGCGCCCCGAAGCGCCCCGGCGATCCGGTCTATTCCCGCGCCGGATGGCGCTGCAGCGCCCCCGGCTGCACCTCGCGGAAGAACCTGGACGACCATCACGTCGTCTATCGCTCGCGGCGTGGCGGCAACGGGCTCGACAATCGCATCTGCGCGTGCCGCTTCCACCACTACCTGGGAGAGCACGGCGAGCTGGCGTCCTGCTGCGGCAAGGCGCCGCTCGGCATCCTGTGGAGGCTCGGGAAGAAGGACGTCGGGGTCTGGTACCGTAACGAGCGGAGGGTTGACGCGCCGACTCCTGAATTCAGGCCGGGTCGCACTCGCGCGACATGCGATCCGAATGAAGTGCTGAGAAATCCCGGCTAG
- a CDS encoding fused MFS/spermidine synthase — translation MKTPRIGSLPFPFVGFMLCLVVSGTSGLIYEVAWMRSLELVFGATSFAVATVLAAFMGGLACGSAWMGRGAHRLERFQPLHVYAVIECLIGVSGLLVPVLLQGLVPLYRLSWTHFHESFALFSLGRLALCGSVLLLPTALMGATLPLASRVAAAGGRAETGRRIGFLYAANTFGAVLGSAAAGLVLLPSIGLRRTEWLAVGLNLLAAGGAILVARFRRGPDPGDAERRGAEPGPAADGVRQAAGVGSDGARADRTLIALYAISGATAMAYEVAWSRLLVLVLGSSTYSYTIMLTTFLLGLASGAWIGARLMKRGAPVLLAASLAQVLVALTTYLGLYLVRELPYLYVLAHDRLQPSARGLVGVQLALAAGVMILPTLALGAMFPITLGGLSLSREGAPRVVGRAYAWNTLGAIAGSLLAGFWLVPRLGSRGTILAGIVTSALLALWGLLAARPAPAARLRILFVCAVAAFVANAILASPALPPEILSSGVFRYADRYRGVDRRRFQEEVKANHGEILLFKEGLTCTVTVFRTTKALSLLVNGKPDASVPPGLAEPFPWMKAARAGDLPTQVLVAQVPMLLAPRAERVLVVGLGSGVTLGSTLSHPAGAIDCVELESAVVEGSRFFDAQSGAPLRDPRVRLVVNDARNHLLLSREPYDVIISEPSNPWVAGAASLFTRDFFSLARSRLGPDGVFCQWVQLYELTAEDFRSILRGFASVFPGVHVFRIASDAIVIGTNGRAPFPLDAILRHANPRVLADLERIGIRTPDDLLAHYWVGGQELRARLGRGPANTDDNMRIEFAAPLRMLSRRKAEQEAQARELASMFADGTTGIARQVRLPMDQGLQSLFWARLAAAAVAQGYPDVAGVYAGRSLALKRNPLAARAAGEALGLADRQDEARAWLAAAARDFPQDAGLRRALLELGRTAADWPAVRRHAQVLLDRDPDDRTARLRLGESLLRLGDPGAALLVLTPLAPARWNNGVAGAVAGDTEFDDFAYLLGAALHLSGDSDAAVAPLREHLRAHPADRAARTLLADALGRAGRRPEEAAERRRLEPDAARKAADRLAQARSGWSFTPPDRLIALLEDARALDPANDEVPPLLARARALAGDRGAAAAILEDYLETHPDRPWAIGFLGELESAGSDPERGRLLAERYVALTGHAWEPLGP, via the coding sequence GTGAAGACCCCCCGGATTGGATCGCTTCCCTTTCCCTTCGTCGGGTTCATGCTCTGTCTCGTCGTGTCGGGGACCAGCGGGCTCATCTACGAGGTCGCCTGGATGCGATCGCTCGAGCTGGTCTTCGGGGCGACCTCGTTCGCGGTGGCGACCGTCCTGGCCGCGTTCATGGGAGGGCTCGCCTGCGGCTCCGCCTGGATGGGCCGGGGGGCGCACCGGCTGGAGCGCTTCCAGCCTCTCCACGTCTATGCCGTCATCGAGTGCCTCATCGGCGTTTCCGGGCTCCTGGTCCCGGTCCTCCTCCAGGGTCTCGTTCCCCTGTACCGCCTGAGCTGGACGCACTTCCACGAATCGTTCGCGCTGTTCAGCCTGGGGCGACTGGCACTGTGCGGGTCGGTCCTGCTGCTGCCGACGGCCCTGATGGGGGCGACGCTCCCCCTGGCCAGCCGCGTGGCCGCCGCCGGGGGCCGGGCCGAGACGGGCAGGCGGATCGGCTTTCTCTACGCCGCGAACACCTTCGGGGCGGTCCTCGGCAGCGCCGCCGCCGGGCTCGTCCTGCTTCCTTCCATCGGACTGAGACGGACGGAATGGCTCGCGGTCGGGCTCAACCTCCTGGCCGCCGGAGGGGCGATCCTGGTGGCGCGATTCCGGCGCGGCCCGGATCCGGGGGACGCGGAACGCCGCGGCGCAGAACCCGGACCGGCGGCGGACGGCGTGCGGCAGGCGGCGGGGGTCGGGTCGGACGGCGCGCGGGCCGACCGCACCCTCATCGCCCTCTATGCGATCTCGGGAGCGACCGCCATGGCCTACGAGGTCGCCTGGAGCCGCCTGCTGGTCCTGGTCCTCGGTTCCTCGACGTACTCGTATACCATCATGCTCACGACCTTTCTGCTCGGTCTCGCATCGGGGGCGTGGATCGGAGCGCGGCTCATGAAGAGGGGCGCACCCGTGCTGCTCGCGGCCTCGCTGGCGCAGGTGCTCGTCGCCCTGACGACGTACCTGGGGCTCTATCTCGTCCGCGAGCTGCCGTACCTCTACGTCCTGGCGCACGATCGGCTGCAGCCCTCGGCCAGGGGGCTCGTGGGCGTGCAGCTGGCGCTGGCCGCCGGGGTCATGATCCTCCCGACTCTTGCGCTGGGGGCGATGTTCCCGATCACGCTCGGCGGCCTGAGCCTCTCGCGCGAAGGGGCCCCCCGTGTGGTCGGCCGTGCCTATGCCTGGAACACGCTCGGCGCCATCGCGGGATCGCTCCTTGCCGGCTTCTGGCTCGTCCCCCGCCTCGGCAGCCGCGGGACGATCCTGGCGGGGATCGTGACGAGCGCGCTCCTGGCGCTCTGGGGCCTCCTCGCGGCGCGACCGGCCCCGGCCGCCAGGCTCCGCATCCTGTTCGTCTGTGCTGTCGCCGCCTTCGTGGCCAACGCCATCCTGGCGTCGCCGGCCCTGCCTCCCGAGATCCTGTCCAGCGGCGTGTTCCGCTACGCCGATCGATACCGGGGCGTGGACCGGCGCCGGTTCCAGGAGGAAGTGAAGGCCAACCACGGCGAGATCCTGCTCTTCAAGGAGGGGCTGACCTGCACGGTGACCGTCTTCCGCACGACCAAGGCGCTGAGCCTCCTGGTCAACGGCAAGCCGGACGCCTCGGTGCCTCCCGGCCTCGCCGAGCCGTTCCCATGGATGAAGGCCGCTCGGGCGGGCGATCTCCCGACCCAGGTGCTGGTGGCCCAGGTCCCGATGCTCCTCGCTCCGCGGGCCGAGCGCGTGCTGGTCGTGGGGCTGGGAAGCGGCGTGACGCTCGGCTCGACACTCAGCCATCCGGCGGGCGCCATCGACTGCGTCGAGCTCGAGAGCGCGGTCGTCGAGGGGAGCCGGTTCTTCGACGCCCAGAGCGGCGCGCCCCTTCGGGATCCGCGCGTCCGGCTGGTGGTGAACGACGCGCGCAACCACCTGCTGCTGAGCCGGGAGCCCTACGACGTGATCATCTCCGAGCCGTCCAACCCCTGGGTGGCGGGAGCCGCCAGCCTCTTCACCCGCGATTTCTTCAGCCTGGCCCGCTCGCGCCTGGGCCCCGATGGCGTGTTCTGCCAGTGGGTGCAGCTGTACGAGCTGACGGCCGAGGACTTCCGATCGATCCTGAGGGGGTTCGCCTCGGTCTTCCCCGGAGTGCACGTCTTCCGGATCGCCTCCGACGCCATCGTCATCGGCACGAACGGCCGCGCCCCGTTCCCCCTCGACGCCATCCTCAGGCACGCCAATCCGCGCGTCCTCGCCGATCTCGAGCGGATAGGCATCCGCACTCCCGACGATCTCCTGGCGCATTACTGGGTCGGCGGCCAGGAGCTGCGCGCCCGCCTCGGGCGGGGGCCGGCGAACACCGACGACAACATGCGGATCGAGTTCGCCGCCCCGTTGCGCATGCTGTCCCGCCGCAAGGCGGAACAGGAGGCGCAGGCGCGCGAGCTGGCCTCGATGTTCGCGGACGGCACGACCGGCATCGCGCGGCAGGTCCGGCTGCCGATGGATCAGGGGCTCCAGAGCCTGTTCTGGGCCCGGCTGGCCGCCGCGGCGGTGGCGCAGGGCTACCCCGACGTCGCCGGGGTCTATGCCGGGCGCTCCCTGGCCCTGAAGCGGAATCCCCTGGCCGCGCGGGCCGCGGGCGAGGCGCTGGGGCTGGCCGATCGGCAGGACGAGGCCCGCGCATGGCTCGCCGCCGCGGCCCGCGATTTCCCGCAGGACGCGGGCCTCAGGCGCGCCCTTCTCGAGCTCGGGAGAACTGCGGCAGACTGGCCCGCGGTGCGCCGGCACGCGCAGGTTCTGCTCGATCGGGACCCGGACGATCGGACGGCGCGCCTCCGCCTCGGGGAGAGTCTCCTGCGCCTGGGCGATCCCGGCGCCGCCCTGCTCGTCCTGACTCCCCTCGCGCCGGCGCGCTGGAACAACGGGGTGGCCGGAGCCGTGGCGGGGGACACGGAGTTCGACGACTTCGCGTACCTGCTCGGAGCGGCGCTCCACCTGAGCGGCGATTCGGACGCGGCCGTGGCGCCGCTGCGGGAGCACCTGAGAGCCCATCCCGCCGACCGCGCGGCCCGCACGCTCCTGGCGGACGCGCTCGGGCGCGCGGGACGCCGGCCGGAGGAGGCCGCCGAGCGCCGCCGTCTCGAGCCGGACGCCGCGCGCAAAGCGGCGGACAGGCTGGCGCAGGCGCGGAGCGGGTGGAGCTTCACGCCGCCCGACCGCCTGATTGCGCTCCTCGAGGATGCCCGGGCGCTCGATCCCGCCAACGACGAGGTCCCGCCCCTCCTCGCGCGGGCCCGCGCCCTCGCGGGGGACCGCGGCGCGGCGGCGGCCATCCTGGAGGACTACCTCGAGACGCACCCCGACCGCCCCTGGGCGATCGGGTTCCTCGGTGAGCTCGAGTCGGCGGGGAGCGACCCGGAGAGAGGACGCCTCCTGGCCGAGCGCTACGTGGCGCTCACCGGCCATGCGTGGGAGCCTCTCGGACCCTAG